Proteins found in one Verrucomicrobiia bacterium genomic segment:
- the tmk gene encoding dTMP kinase — protein sequence MKGLFITFEGTEGCGKSTQVSLLTQRLRGMGCFVRTLREPGGTPIGEEIRHTLKHSHANHAMTAEAELLLMNASRAQLVREVIRPALDAGEIVLCDRFYDSTIAYQGYGRELNLATVRQVIDLAVGNTRPDLTLLLHVAPEISEARRLARQPNLPLEIQRDRFEESDRAFFDRVELGYRAIAESEPNRVHLINAGGTVDDVRAAIWGQMQHLLARR from the coding sequence TGAAGGCACCGAGGGCTGCGGCAAGTCCACGCAGGTCAGCCTGCTGACGCAACGCCTGCGGGGCATGGGCTGCTTCGTGCGGACGCTGCGCGAGCCCGGCGGCACGCCCATCGGCGAGGAAATCCGCCACACGCTCAAGCACAGCCACGCCAACCACGCGATGACCGCCGAGGCCGAACTGCTCCTCATGAACGCCAGCCGCGCCCAGCTCGTGCGCGAAGTCATCCGCCCCGCGCTCGACGCCGGCGAAATCGTGCTCTGCGACCGCTTCTACGATTCCACCATCGCCTACCAGGGTTACGGCCGGGAACTCAACCTCGCCACCGTGCGCCAGGTCATTGATCTCGCCGTCGGCAACACGCGCCCGGACCTCACCCTGCTCCTGCACGTTGCCCCCGAAATCAGCGAAGCCCGCCGCCTCGCCCGCCAGCCCAATCTCCCGTTGGAAATCCAACGTGACCGTTTTGAGGAAAGCGACCGCGCCTTCTTCGACCGCGTCGAACTCGGCTATCGGGCCATCGCCGAATCCGAGCCCAATCGCGTCCACCTCATCAACGCCGGCGGCACCGTGGACGACGTCCGCGCCGCCATCTGGGGCCAGATGCAACACCTCCTCGCCCGCCGTTAG